In the Sebastes fasciatus isolate fSebFas1 chromosome 20, fSebFas1.pri, whole genome shotgun sequence genome, one interval contains:
- the csnk1db gene encoding casein kinase I isoform X3 → MELRVGNRYRLGRKIGSGSFGDIYLGTDISVGEEVAIKLECVKTKHPQLHIESKIYKMMQGGVGIPTIKWCGAEGDYNVMVMELLGPSLEDLFNFCSRKFSLKTVLLLADQMISRIEYIHSKNFIHRDVKPDNFLMGLGKKGNLVYIIDFGLAKKYRDARTHQHIPYRENKNLTGTARYASINTHLGIEQSRRDDLESLGYVLMYFNLGSLPWQGLKAATKRQKYERISEKKMSTPIEVLCKGYPSEFATYLNFCRSLRFDDKPDYSYLRQLFRNLFHRQGFSYDYVFDWNMLKFGANRAAEEAERERRDREDRLRHGRNPGARGIPAASGRPRGTQEGAPATPLTPTSHTANTSPRQVSGMERERKVSMRLHRGAPVNVSSSDLTGRQDTSRMSTSQNSIPYEHHAK, encoded by the exons GCACAGATATTTCCGTGGGTGAAGAAGTTGCGATCAAGTTGGAATGTGTGAAGACCAAACACCCCCAGCTCCACATCGAGAGCAAGATCTACAAGATGATGCAAGGAGGAG TGGGCATTCCAACCATAAAGTGGTGTGGAGCAGAAGGTGACTACaatgtgatggtgatggagcTGCTGGGGCCCAGCCTGGAGGATCTCTTCAACTTTTGCTCCCGCAAGTTCAGCCTCAAGACAGTCCTCCTGCTCGCTGATCAGATG ATCAGTCGCATTGAGTACATTCACTCCAAGAACTTCATCCATAGAGATGTGAAGCCTGATAACTTCCTGATGGGACTGGGCAAAAAGGGCAACCTGGTCTACATTATCGACTTTGGCCTGGCTAAAAAATATCGTGACGCTCGCACACACCAGCACATCCCCTACCGCGAGAACAAGAACCTGACTGGCACTGCACGCTACGCCTCAATCAACACACATCTGGggattg AGCAGTCGAGGCGCGATGACCTGGAGTCCTTGGGCTATGTTCTCATGTATTTTAATCTGGGCTCGTTGCCGTGGCAAGGCCTTAAGGCTGCTACTAAGAGGCAGAAGTATGAACGGATCAGTGAGAAGAAAATGTCCACCCCCATTGAGGTGCTTTGCAAGGGATACCCCT CTGAGTTTGCAACCTACCTGAACTTTTGTCGCTCCCTGCGCTTCGATGACAAGCCGGACTACTCCTACCTACGACAGCTCTTCAGGAACCTGTTCCACAGACAAGGCTTCTCTTATGACTATGTATTTGACTGGAACATGCTTAAGTTT GGAGCCAACCGCGCAGcagaggaagcagagagagagcgccGGGACCGGGAGGACAGGCTGAGGCACGGCAGGAACCCCGGGGCCAGAGGGATACCCGCCGCATCAGGACGACCACGAGGAACCCAAGAGGGAGCGCCGGCCACCCCGCTAACACCCACCTCACACACAG CGAACACGTCCCCTCGACAAGTGTCCGGTATGGAGCGTGAACGGAAGGTCAGCATGCGACTGCACCGCGGCGCTCCCGTCAACGTGTCATCCTCAGATCTAACGGGACGGCAGGACACGTCCCGCATgtccacctcacag AATAGTATTCCCTACGAGCATCACGCCAAGTAG
- the csnk1db gene encoding casein kinase I isoform X2 yields MELRVGNRYRLGRKIGSGSFGDIYLGTDISVGEEVAIKLECVKTKHPQLHIESKIYKMMQGGVGIPTIKWCGAEGDYNVMVMELLGPSLEDLFNFCSRKFSLKTVLLLADQMISRIEYIHSKNFIHRDVKPDNFLMGLGKKGNLVYIIDFGLAKKYRDARTHQHIPYRENKNLTGTARYASINTHLGIEQSRRDDLESLGYVLMYFNLGSLPWQGLKAATKRQKYERISEKKMSTPIEVLCKGYPSEFATYLNFCRSLRFDDKPDYSYLRQLFRNLFHRQGFSYDYVFDWNMLKFGANRAAEEAERERRDREDRLRHGRNPGARGIPAASGRPRGTQEGAPATPLTPTSHTANTSPRQVSGMERERKVSMRLHRGAPVNVSSSDLTGRQDTSRMSTSQYSLRASRQVDARHVLV; encoded by the exons GCACAGATATTTCCGTGGGTGAAGAAGTTGCGATCAAGTTGGAATGTGTGAAGACCAAACACCCCCAGCTCCACATCGAGAGCAAGATCTACAAGATGATGCAAGGAGGAG TGGGCATTCCAACCATAAAGTGGTGTGGAGCAGAAGGTGACTACaatgtgatggtgatggagcTGCTGGGGCCCAGCCTGGAGGATCTCTTCAACTTTTGCTCCCGCAAGTTCAGCCTCAAGACAGTCCTCCTGCTCGCTGATCAGATG ATCAGTCGCATTGAGTACATTCACTCCAAGAACTTCATCCATAGAGATGTGAAGCCTGATAACTTCCTGATGGGACTGGGCAAAAAGGGCAACCTGGTCTACATTATCGACTTTGGCCTGGCTAAAAAATATCGTGACGCTCGCACACACCAGCACATCCCCTACCGCGAGAACAAGAACCTGACTGGCACTGCACGCTACGCCTCAATCAACACACATCTGGggattg AGCAGTCGAGGCGCGATGACCTGGAGTCCTTGGGCTATGTTCTCATGTATTTTAATCTGGGCTCGTTGCCGTGGCAAGGCCTTAAGGCTGCTACTAAGAGGCAGAAGTATGAACGGATCAGTGAGAAGAAAATGTCCACCCCCATTGAGGTGCTTTGCAAGGGATACCCCT CTGAGTTTGCAACCTACCTGAACTTTTGTCGCTCCCTGCGCTTCGATGACAAGCCGGACTACTCCTACCTACGACAGCTCTTCAGGAACCTGTTCCACAGACAAGGCTTCTCTTATGACTATGTATTTGACTGGAACATGCTTAAGTTT GGAGCCAACCGCGCAGcagaggaagcagagagagagcgccGGGACCGGGAGGACAGGCTGAGGCACGGCAGGAACCCCGGGGCCAGAGGGATACCCGCCGCATCAGGACGACCACGAGGAACCCAAGAGGGAGCGCCGGCCACCCCGCTAACACCCACCTCACACACAG CGAACACGTCCCCTCGACAAGTGTCCGGTATGGAGCGTGAACGGAAGGTCAGCATGCGACTGCACCGCGGCGCTCCCGTCAACGTGTCATCCTCAGATCTAACGGGACGGCAGGACACGTCCCGCATgtccacctcacag TATTCCCTACGAGCATCACGCCAAGTAGACGCTCGCCACGTCCTTGTGTGA
- the csnk1db gene encoding casein kinase I isoform X1: MELRVGNRYRLGRKIGSGSFGDIYLGTDISVGEEVAIKLECVKTKHPQLHIESKIYKMMQGGVGIPTIKWCGAEGDYNVMVMELLGPSLEDLFNFCSRKFSLKTVLLLADQMISRIEYIHSKNFIHRDVKPDNFLMGLGKKGNLVYIIDFGLAKKYRDARTHQHIPYRENKNLTGTARYASINTHLGIEQSRRDDLESLGYVLMYFNLGSLPWQGLKAATKRQKYERISEKKMSTPIEVLCKGYPSEFATYLNFCRSLRFDDKPDYSYLRQLFRNLFHRQGFSYDYVFDWNMLKFGANRAAEEAERERRDREDRLRHGRNPGARGIPAASGRPRGTQEGAPATPLTPTSHTANTSPRQVSGMERERKVSMRLHRGAPVNVSSSDLTGRQDTSRMSTSQMVSGVPTAGLHLLAPR, from the exons GCACAGATATTTCCGTGGGTGAAGAAGTTGCGATCAAGTTGGAATGTGTGAAGACCAAACACCCCCAGCTCCACATCGAGAGCAAGATCTACAAGATGATGCAAGGAGGAG TGGGCATTCCAACCATAAAGTGGTGTGGAGCAGAAGGTGACTACaatgtgatggtgatggagcTGCTGGGGCCCAGCCTGGAGGATCTCTTCAACTTTTGCTCCCGCAAGTTCAGCCTCAAGACAGTCCTCCTGCTCGCTGATCAGATG ATCAGTCGCATTGAGTACATTCACTCCAAGAACTTCATCCATAGAGATGTGAAGCCTGATAACTTCCTGATGGGACTGGGCAAAAAGGGCAACCTGGTCTACATTATCGACTTTGGCCTGGCTAAAAAATATCGTGACGCTCGCACACACCAGCACATCCCCTACCGCGAGAACAAGAACCTGACTGGCACTGCACGCTACGCCTCAATCAACACACATCTGGggattg AGCAGTCGAGGCGCGATGACCTGGAGTCCTTGGGCTATGTTCTCATGTATTTTAATCTGGGCTCGTTGCCGTGGCAAGGCCTTAAGGCTGCTACTAAGAGGCAGAAGTATGAACGGATCAGTGAGAAGAAAATGTCCACCCCCATTGAGGTGCTTTGCAAGGGATACCCCT CTGAGTTTGCAACCTACCTGAACTTTTGTCGCTCCCTGCGCTTCGATGACAAGCCGGACTACTCCTACCTACGACAGCTCTTCAGGAACCTGTTCCACAGACAAGGCTTCTCTTATGACTATGTATTTGACTGGAACATGCTTAAGTTT GGAGCCAACCGCGCAGcagaggaagcagagagagagcgccGGGACCGGGAGGACAGGCTGAGGCACGGCAGGAACCCCGGGGCCAGAGGGATACCCGCCGCATCAGGACGACCACGAGGAACCCAAGAGGGAGCGCCGGCCACCCCGCTAACACCCACCTCACACACAG CGAACACGTCCCCTCGACAAGTGTCCGGTATGGAGCGTGAACGGAAGGTCAGCATGCGACTGCACCGCGGCGCTCCCGTCAACGTGTCATCCTCAGATCTAACGGGACGGCAGGACACGTCCCGCATgtccacctcacag ATGGTGTCCGGTGTACCGACCGCTGGTCTCCATCTTCTAGCTCCTCGATGA